From Juglans regia cultivar Chandler chromosome 8, Walnut 2.0, whole genome shotgun sequence, the proteins below share one genomic window:
- the LOC109007439 gene encoding disease resistance protein At4g27190-like has protein sequence MAEYTVAPVGQWLSYSFCYSSNIAKMKNWEEKLQHARDRVQHSIDAAVRNSEEIEADVNKWLTEVNEITELATKVHEGEEEAKMRCSIEVCLSLKLRHQLSRKAKKIVKLVGEALENGKFDRISYRPAPQGIMTTRYMQDCMEFVSRTPIVKGLKEALGDANINVIGLWGMPGVGKTTLIREVAKQVKEDKLIDEVALADVTQSQNLRQIQGEIADMLDLKLDAETIRGRAIRLRERLTKEKRILVILDDIWEKLDLEAIGIDPCKGCKVVLVSRQRDLLSCDMGVQKDFGIEVLPQKEAWELFEMMAADSVKDPNLRSIATEVAKECDGLPIALATVSKALNNKDLSEWKDALQQLRHPAAPEHLTRMQLTIYSCIELSFRHLESQEIQYLFLHCAEKDFHIFHQDLLKYCYGLGLFHGINTLEDARNRLYRQLRNLKDSCLLQDCPHKSKHCHMHDVVRDVATLIASKDYDMHFKKDGGLKEWPDMDALKRCKAISIGGGDIHQLPNELECPELRFLCVNGRDRSLQIPDTFFQGMEKLKVLDLTAMKLSSLPSSLLLLRNLQTLCLDQCELGDIFGIGELKNLVVLSLQHSDISTLPREIGLLIRLRLLDLTLCSKLEVIPPNVLSNLVELEELYMGNSFVQWEAEGLVTERSDNANLAELKYMLRLTTLEIHIRDACMLPKDLRFGKLERYNILVGDVWDWSYNHECLRILKLKLKTSFQSEVEIKMLLNTTECLYLDELKGVKSVLHELDREGFQQLKHLHIQNNDEIKYIIISSPMHISTISFPALEIFHLKNMTGLEDICHGQLHSTSFRNLKVVNVENCEKLKFVFPSSVARGLLQLQQLQIRECSSMGAIVVKESGEIEDTDMIFFPQLRHLALEHLPKLMSFLRTKNSLGTEAGEIVAEGTLDSDMTILHEQVVFPNLEILELSSVDLEETQHNQHRARLSCRLTTMEAMSRFQNLSNLEAMEEVLVTEEIAAAGEITKEVFPRLECLKLTDLPSLTRFCVGCNIQFPSLENMCIDHCPNLVTFVFNRASLGATTNQKIIQTNAEERPPTVMQPLFNVEVALPCLKRLIIRRMDYLKLIWHNQFAENSFCNLQLIDVELCENLVSIFQSDMLTRFQSVEKLFIADCTSLQQVFELQELNVNENQAVIAIPLKGLRLARLPHMKHVWSKDPKAVFSFKNLKEIHASGCENLRSLFPTSVARSLMQLENLEIIDCGVEEIVEGEGEEDAIERFEFPQVTFLTLKRLPRLKCGWKDARKLAFLLMDF, from the exons ATGGCCGAGTACACGGTAGCACCAGTTGGACAGTGGCTAAGTTATTCGTTTTGCTACAGCAGCAACATCGCGAAGATGAAGAATTGGGAAGAGAAGTTGCAACATGCTAGAGATAGGGTGCAACATTCGATTGACGCTGCTGTTAGAAACAGTGAAGAAATTGAAGCTGATGTTAATAAGTGGTTGACGGAGGTAAATGAGATTACAGAACTGGCAACGAAAGTTCATGAAGGCGAAGAAGAAGCGAAGATGAGGTGCTCTATAGAGGTGTGCCTGAGCTTGAAGCTAAGACATCAGCTAAGTCGGAAGGCCAAAAAGATAGTGAAACTTGTAGGCGAAGCCttggaaaatggaaaatttgACAGAATTTCATACCGTCCTGCTCCACAAGGCATAATGACTACGAGATACATGCAGGATTGCATGGAGTTTGTGTCAAGAACGCCAATTGTGAAGGGACTTAAGGAGGCACTCGGAGATGCTAATATCAACGTGATTGGTTTATGGGGGATGCCTGGCGTGGGAAAGACTACATTGATAAGAGAAGTTGCCAAGCAAGTCAAGGAAGATAAGCTAATTGATGAGGTGGCTCTGGCAGACGTGACGCAGAGCCAAAACCTGAGACAAATTCAAGGAGAAATTGCAGACATGCTAGATCTCAAGCTTGATGCGGAGACAATACGCGGAAGAGCGATTCGTCTACGGGAGAGGttaacaaaagagaaaaggatACTTGTTATCCTAGATGATATATGGGAGAAACTTGATTTGGAAGCAATAGGAATTGATCCTTGTAAGGGATGCAAAGTAGTGCTGGTATCCAGACAACGCGATTTATTATCTTGTGACATGGGTGTCCAAAAGGATTTTGGAATTGAAGTGTTACCCCAAAAAGAAGCATGGGAATTATTTGAGATGATGGCGGCTGATTCTGTTAAAGACCCCAATTTACGATCTATAGCAACTGAGGTAGCTAAAGAGTGTGATGGTTTGCCCATTGCACTTGCAACGGTTTCTAAGGCTTTAAATAATAAGGATTTAAGTGAATGGAAGGATGCCTTACAGCAACTACGACATCCTGCAGCTCCCGAGCATCTCACAAGAATGCAGTTAACTATATACTCTTGTATAGAGTTGAGTTTTAGACATCTTGAAAGTCAGGagattcaatatttatttttgcacTGTGCTGAAAAGGATTTCCACATTTTCCATCAGGACTTGTTGAAATATTGTTACGGTTTGGGTCTATTTCATGGAATTAACACATTGGAAGATGCGAGAAATAGACTATATAGACAATTACGTAACTTGAAAGACTCTTGTCTATTGCAAGATTGTCCTCACAAATCTAAGCATTGCCATATGCACGACGTTGTTCGTGATGTTGCTACGTTAATTGCTTCAAAGGATTATGATATGCATTTCAAGAAAGATGGAGGGCTTAAAGAATGGCCAGATATGGATGCACTAAAAAGATGCAAGGCAATTTCTATTGGTGGTGGAGATATTCATCAACTTCCAAATGAACTGGAATGTCCAGAATTAAGATTCCTTTGTGTGAATGGCAGAGATCGTTCTTTACAAATCCCAGACACTTTCTTTCAAGGGATGGAAAAGCTCAAAGTTTTGGATTTGACGGCAATGAAACTTTCATCACTTCCTTCGtcacttcttcttcttagaAACCTACAAACATTGTGTCTTGATCAATGTGAGTTGGGAGACATATTTGGGATTGGAGAACTTAAGAATTTAGTAGTTCTTAGTCTTCAACATTCTGACATTTCAACATTACCCAGAGAAATAGGGTTGTTGATTCGTTTGCGGTTGTTGGATCTGACCCTTTGTTCCAAACTTGAAGTGATTCCACCTAATGTCCTATCTAACTTGGTGGAATTAGAAGAACTGTATATGGGAAATAGCTTTGTTCAATGGGAGGCTGAAGGACTCGTCACTGAAAGATCAGACAATGCTAACCTTGCTGAGCTCAAGTATATGTTACGTTTGACTACTTTGGAGATACATATCCGAGATGCCTGCATGTTGCCGAAAGATCTACGGTTTGGAAAATTAGAAAGATACAACATATTGGTAGGAGACGTCTGGGACTGGTCCTATAACCATGAATGCTTAAGAATATTAAAACTCAAGCTGAAGACAAGCTTTCAATCAGAGGTTGAAATTAAAATGTTGTTGAATACAACAGAATGTCTTTATTTAGATGAGTTAAAGGGTGTTAAGAGTGTTCTACATGAATTAGATCGAGAAGGTTTCCAGCAACTGAAGCAtcttcatatacaaaataatgATGAGatcaaatatatcattattagcTCTCCGATGCATATCTCAACCATTTCCTTTCCAGCCTTGGAGATATTCCATCTAAAAAATATGACTGGTTTGGAAGATATTTGTCATGGCCAACTTCATTCGACATCCTTTCGTAACTTGAAAGTTGTAAATGTGGAAAATtgtgaaaaactaaaatttgtcTTCCCATCATCCGTAGCAAGGGGCCTTTTACAACTCCAACAATTGCAGATAAGAGAATGCAGCAGCATGGGTGCAATAGTCGTGAAAGAAAGCGGCGAAATAGAAGACACGGATATGATATTTTTCCCTCAACTGCGTCACTTGGCACTAGAGCATCTTCCAAAGCTTATGAGCTTCTTAAGAACAAAAAATTCATTGGGAACTGAAGCTGGAGAAATCGTTGCGGAGGGCACACTTGATTCTGACATGACAATTCTACACGAACAG GTTGTGTTCCCCAACTTGGAAATATTGGAACTATCATCAGTAGACTTGGAAGAGACACAGCACAACCAACATCGGGCAAGGTTGTCTTGCAGATTAACAACCATGGAAGCAATGTCGAGGTTTCAGAATTTGTCAAACTTGGAG GCTATGGAAGAGGTATTAGTCACAGAAGAAATTGCAGCTGCCGGAGAAATTACGAAGGAGGTATTCCCTCGACTAGAATGCCTGAAACTAACAGATCTTCCGAGCCTCACAAGATTCTGCGTAGGATGTAACATCCAATTTCCATCCTTGGAGAACATGTGCATTGACCATTGCCCTAACCTAGTGACATTTGTATTCAATCGTGCTAGTTTAGGCGCAACAACCAACCAGAAGATCATTCAAACAAATGCAGAGGAGAGGCCTCCAACTGTTATGCAACCTCTCTTCAATGTAGAG GTTGCATTACCTTGTTTGAAGAGGTTGATAATCCGTCGCATGGATTACCTAAAACTCATTTGGCATAACCAATTTGCGGAAAATTCCTTTTGCAATCTACAATTAATAGATGTTGAACTTTGTGAAAACCTTGTGAGCATCTTTCAATCTGATATGCTGACAAGATTCCAGAGTGTAGAGAAACTTTTCATAGCTGATTGCACCTCACTACAACAAGTATTTGAGCTGCAAGAGCTAAATGTTAATGAAAATCAAGCTGTAATAGCCATACCTCTGAAAGGCTTGCGGTTGGCTCGTCTTCCACATATGAAGCATGTATGGAGTAAAGACCCCAAAGCAGTTTTCAgctttaaaaatctaaaagaaataCATGCTAGTggatgtgagaatttgagaagttTATTTCCAACCTCTGTTGCTAGAAGTCTCATGCAATTGGAGAATCTTGAGATAATAGATTGCGGggtggaggaaattgttgaaggTGAAGGGGAAGAAGATGCAATAGAAAGGTTTGAGTTCCCTCAAGTAACTTTCCTAACTCTTAAGAGGCTACCAAGACTAAA ATGTGGGTGGAAGGATGCCAGAAAGTTGGCATTTTTGCTTATGGACTTCTGA
- the LOC109017509 gene encoding phosphoserine aminotransferase 2, chloroplastic-like: protein MASSPHSILLQNPNRFFLKTSSPPIFPTNTHLNTLKLPTKPMSIRCAAPTQTQDQRPLIQTQSQDRVFNFAAGPATLPENVLLKAQSELYNWRGSGMSVMEMSHRGKEFLSIIQKAESDLRTLLNIPSEYAILFLQGGATTQFAAIPLNLVKPDDPVDYLVTGSWGDKAFKEAKKFSKAKVIWSGKSDNYTRIPSFEGLEQSPDAKYLHICANETIHGVEFKNYPTSKNGILIADMSSNFCSKPVDVSKFGIIYAGAQKNVGPSGVTIVIIRKDLIGNAQEITPIMLDYKIHADNNSLYNTPPCYCIYMCGLVFEDLLAQGGLEEVEKKNKKKAELLYSAIDLSNGFYRCPVEKSVRSLMNVPFTLEKPELEADFVKEAAKEKMIQLKGHRSVGGMRASIYNAMPLAGVEKLVAFMKDFQARHA from the coding sequence ATGGCATCGTCACCCCACTCGATCCTCCTCCAGAACCCTAACCGCTTCTTCCTCAAAACCTCTTCACCACCCATCTTCCCCACAAACACCCACCTCAACACCCTCAAGCTCCCCACCAAGCCCATGTCGATCAGATGCGCCGCTCCTACCCAAACCCAGGATCAGCGCCCACTGATCCAGACCCAATCCCAAGATCGAGTCTTCAACTTCGCTGCGGGGCCTGCCACCCTCCCGGAGAACGTTCTCCTCAAGGCTCAGTCGGAGCTTTACAACTGGCGGGGATCCGGCATGAGCGTCATGGAAATGAGCCACCGAGGCAAGGAGTTCCTCTCCATTATCCAGAAGGCCGAGTCCGATCTCCGTACCCTTCTGAATATCCCCTCCGAATACGCGATCCTCTTCCTCCAAGGCGGCGCCACCACTCAGTTCGCTGCGATCCCTTTAAATCTGGTTAAACCCGACGACCCGGTGGATTACCTGGTCACCGGGTCGTGGGGGGACAAGGCCTTTAAGGAGGCAAAGAAGTTCAGCAAAGCCAAGGTGATCTGGTCGGGCAAATCGGACAACTACACGAGAATTCCGTCCTTCGAGGGGTTGGAGCAGAGCCCGGACGCCAAGTATTTGCATATATGCGCCAACGAAACCATACATGGGGTCGAGTTCAAGAACTACCCAACTTCAAAGAATGGTATACTTATCGCCGACATGTCTTCGAACTTCTGTTCGAAGCCCGTGGACGTGTCGAAATTCGGGATCATATACGCTGGGGCTCAGAAGAACGTGGGGCCATCTGGAGTGACCATTGTCATCATCCGGAAGGATCTGATTGGGAATGCTCAGGAGATTACACCCATTATGCTGGACTACAAGATCCACGCAGACAACAACTCGCTCTATAACACACCTCCTTGTTACTGCATCTACATGTGCGGATTGGTGTTCGAGGACTTGTTGGCGCAAGGCGGGTTGGAggaggtggagaagaagaacaagaagaaggcCGAGCTTCTGTACAGTGCGATCGATTTGAGCAATGGATTCTACAGGTGCCCGGTTGAGAAGTCGGTGAGGTCGTTGATGAACGTACCGTTCACGTTGGAGAAGCCGGAGTTGGAGGCTGACTTTGTGAAAGAGGCAGCCAAGGAGAAGATGATTCAACTCAAGGGGCATAGGTCGGTTGGAGGTATGCGTGCTTCCATATATAATGCTATGCCATTGGCTGGGGTTGAGAAGTTGGTTGCTTTCATGAAGGATTTTCAGGCAAGGCATGCTTGA